From Thermogladius calderae 1633, a single genomic window includes:
- a CDS encoding NAD(P)H-hydrate dehydratase, which produces MACLRSFKVVSSREAREIDEKASNEYGLDSELLMEDAGSAVYEVARREFGLNNRFLVVAGTGNNGGDALVAARRLYSAGAEVRVLVVGDLARAATLTLKNLERVRKMGVKVTVVSSERDLEVVRGEIEWSTVLIVGIFGLGLRGEVRDYRRSVIEAVNSSGKQVVSVDIPSGVNPDNGRVEGVAVKSTVTVTFGLPKFGNVLHPGAYYSGKLYVSALSYPPALLNSPDIKVELNYPVKIPERPRWGHKGTFGKYLLVAGSKYYYGAPYYASVSFYQTGGGYARLVAPKSVVPVLAAKASGVVYIPGEETEEGSLSLSNLEKVLTIVDEAGVDVVAVGPGLSTNKETMELVARVVSEVKVPVIVDGDGLTALSGRLDLLKSRTKPSVLTPHPGEFSRLTGLSIKEIEGDPVGHVSRFASEYNVYVVLKTARSVIGLPDGKVYINLTGNPGMAKAGMGDVLVGVIAGIFGLGLRDVGQALRAGVLVHGLAGDIAAGEVGEDGVTPDLVLQTLPRAVKLLRENPEAVVDRYFPIQL; this is translated from the coding sequence GTGGCCTGTTTGAGGTCCTTTAAAGTCGTAAGCTCGAGGGAAGCGAGGGAGATCGACGAAAAGGCCAGTAACGAGTACGGCCTCGACAGCGAGTTGCTGATGGAGGACGCGGGTTCTGCCGTGTACGAGGTTGCTAGAAGGGAGTTCGGCTTGAATAACAGGTTCCTAGTTGTAGCGGGGACGGGGAACAACGGCGGGGACGCGCTGGTGGCTGCCCGGAGGTTGTACTCAGCCGGGGCCGAGGTGCGCGTACTGGTCGTTGGAGACCTAGCCAGGGCTGCAACGCTTACGTTAAAGAATCTGGAACGTGTGCGGAAGATGGGTGTTAAAGTCACGGTTGTGTCTAGTGAGAGAGACCTCGAGGTGGTGAGAGGCGAAATAGAGTGGTCAACTGTATTGATCGTCGGGATTTTCGGTCTGGGGTTGAGAGGTGAGGTCAGGGACTACAGGCGGAGCGTGATCGAGGCGGTTAACAGCTCCGGTAAGCAAGTTGTAAGCGTTGACATACCCTCGGGGGTTAACCCTGACAACGGGAGGGTGGAGGGAGTTGCCGTGAAGAGCACTGTGACAGTGACGTTCGGGCTCCCCAAGTTCGGGAACGTCCTTCACCCTGGGGCCTACTACTCGGGGAAGCTCTACGTCTCGGCCCTCTCTTACCCTCCAGCCCTTCTCAACTCACCTGATATCAAGGTAGAACTGAACTACCCGGTGAAAATTCCTGAGAGGCCTAGGTGGGGTCACAAAGGCACTTTCGGCAAGTATCTCCTTGTAGCAGGGTCGAAGTACTACTATGGAGCACCTTACTACGCCTCCGTGTCCTTCTACCAAACTGGAGGCGGTTACGCTAGGCTGGTGGCCCCGAAGTCTGTTGTTCCTGTACTGGCAGCGAAGGCTAGCGGTGTGGTGTACATACCTGGAGAGGAGACAGAAGAGGGGTCCCTATCGTTGTCGAACCTCGAAAAAGTATTGACGATAGTTGACGAGGCAGGGGTAGACGTAGTAGCAGTAGGTCCAGGTCTATCAACCAATAAGGAGACGATGGAGCTTGTCGCGAGGGTTGTCAGCGAGGTAAAGGTACCAGTTATAGTGGACGGAGACGGACTCACAGCACTGTCCGGTAGGCTGGATCTGCTCAAGTCTAGGACGAAGCCGTCGGTTCTAACCCCTCACCCCGGGGAGTTCTCGAGATTGACAGGTCTCTCTATTAAGGAGATAGAAGGCGACCCCGTGGGTCACGTAAGCAGGTTTGCAAGCGAGTACAATGTGTACGTCGTGTTGAAGACCGCCAGGAGTGTGATAGGCCTCCCCGACGGCAAGGTCTACATAAACTTGACGGGGAACCCAGGTATGGCCAAAGCCGGCATGGGTGACGTCCTCGTCGGGGTGATCGCTGGCATTTTCGGTCTCGGGCTTAGAGACGTCGGGCAGGCTCTGAGAGCAGGTGTACTAGTGCATGGGTTAGCCGGGGATATCGCTGCCGGCGAGGTGGGCGAGGACGGCGTCACACCCGACCTAGTCTTACAGACCCTCCCCCGGGCGGTCAAATTACTCAGAGAGAACCCTGAGGCGGTCGTTGACCGCTACTTCCCCATACAACTATAA